In Thalassospira sp. ER-Se-21-Dark, one genomic interval encodes:
- the rmuC gene encoding DNA recombination protein RmuC has translation MDPISLAAGALGASVLALVFSIMMVKRIKDAAEAETESRTALLASQLEHADNTRRDLATEVAQMREKLAEASEKRAIAETTANRVPVLEAEMKELRTALDHWREKGSELETALEKEREAAKEKLEMLEDAKTKLLDSFKALSSDALKVNNDEFMKLARENFSRLQEGAKGDLEKRQQAIDGIVKPIRERLEAFDTKVNELEKNRKEAYGELREQVGTLVQSQHKLSKETQTLSSALRSSSSVSGKWGELQLKRIVELAGMLKHCDFDEQVHFNTDEGVQKPDMVIHLPGGKNIVVDAKAPTSAYLEAIDEKYDEDRREALMATYVTNVRKVITDLSKKSYWKSVDSPEFVVLFLPGESFFSAALERDPRLIEDSFRDGVILATPTTLLGLLKAVSYGWRQEALAESARDISEIGLQLYDRLGALAKHFSSMGKSLESTVKHYNKTLGSLEGSVLVSARKLKEKHIVSDDRMIEEPSPSETHVREITKTELLAGPEDATADADVTPDARD, from the coding sequence ATGGATCCGATTTCTTTGGCAGCAGGGGCGCTTGGCGCATCTGTTCTGGCACTTGTCTTTAGCATCATGATGGTCAAGCGCATCAAGGATGCCGCAGAAGCCGAGACGGAGTCGCGCACAGCCCTTCTGGCGTCCCAGCTTGAACATGCGGACAATACCCGGCGCGATCTTGCGACCGAGGTGGCACAGATGCGTGAAAAGCTTGCCGAGGCATCGGAAAAGCGGGCCATTGCTGAAACCACGGCCAACCGGGTGCCGGTTCTTGAAGCCGAAATGAAGGAACTTCGCACCGCCCTTGACCACTGGCGCGAAAAGGGGTCCGAGCTTGAAACCGCGCTTGAGAAAGAGCGCGAGGCGGCCAAGGAAAAGCTCGAAATGCTGGAAGACGCCAAGACCAAGCTGCTTGATAGCTTCAAGGCGCTGTCGTCCGATGCGCTTAAGGTCAATAACGACGAGTTCATGAAGCTGGCGCGCGAAAACTTTTCCCGCCTGCAGGAAGGGGCCAAGGGTGATCTTGAAAAACGCCAGCAGGCCATTGACGGGATCGTAAAACCCATCCGCGAACGGCTTGAAGCCTTTGATACCAAGGTTAACGAACTTGAAAAAAACCGCAAGGAAGCCTACGGCGAGCTGCGTGAACAGGTCGGGACCCTGGTGCAATCGCAACACAAATTGTCCAAGGAAACCCAGACGCTGAGTTCTGCCCTGCGGTCCAGTTCGTCGGTGTCGGGCAAGTGGGGCGAATTGCAGCTCAAGCGGATTGTCGAACTGGCCGGGATGCTCAAGCATTGCGACTTTGACGAACAGGTGCATTTCAACACCGACGAAGGTGTTCAGAAACCCGACATGGTCATTCACCTGCCGGGCGGCAAGAATATCGTGGTCGATGCCAAGGCCCCGACATCGGCCTATCTTGAGGCGATTGACGAGAAATATGACGAGGATCGCCGCGAAGCCTTGATGGCGACCTATGTCACCAATGTGCGCAAGGTGATCACCGATCTTTCGAAAAAATCATACTGGAAGTCGGTCGACAGTCCGGAATTTGTCGTGCTGTTCCTGCCCGGTGAGAGCTTCTTCTCGGCCGCCCTTGAACGTGACCCGCGTTTGATTGAGGACAGCTTCCGCGACGGGGTCATTCTGGCAACACCGACGACCTTGCTGGGCCTGCTTAAGGCCGTGTCATATGGCTGGCGACAGGAAGCCTTGGCCGAAAGCGCACGCGATATCAGTGAAATCGGCTTGCAGCTTTATGATCGTCTGGGCGCGCTTGCCAAGCATTTCTCATCGATGGGAAAATCGCTTGAAAGTACGGTGAAGCATTACAACAAGACGCTGGGGTCACTCGAAGGATCGGTTCTGGTGTCGGCGCGCAAGCTCAAGGAAAAGCATATCGTCTCTGATGACCGCATGATCGAGGAACCTTCTCCGTCGGAAACCCACGTGCGCGAAATCACCAAGACGGAATTGCTGGCTGGGCCAGAGGATGCGACGGCAGACGCGGATGTGACGCCAGACGCCAGGGATTAA
- the def gene encoding peptide deformylase, whose product MALREILIVPDSRLKKECEPVEAVNDEIKTLLDDMLETMYAAPGIGLAAPQIGVMKRVVVMDVSDDKDKPEPLKLINPEIIWESEETSIYQEGCLSIPEQYADVERPAEVGMRYMDENGETHEIEADGLLATCIQHEIDHLDGVLFTDYLSTLKRNMILKKVQKLQKTKKSA is encoded by the coding sequence ATGGCCCTGCGTGAAATTCTTATCGTTCCAGACTCGCGCCTGAAAAAGGAATGCGAACCGGTCGAAGCCGTGAATGATGAGATCAAGACACTTCTCGATGACATGCTCGAAACCATGTATGCGGCACCAGGCATTGGCCTTGCGGCACCGCAGATCGGGGTGATGAAGCGCGTGGTGGTCATGGATGTGTCCGATGACAAGGACAAGCCGGAACCGCTGAAGTTGATCAATCCGGAGATCATCTGGGAATCTGAGGAAACCTCGATCTATCAGGAAGGGTGCCTGTCGATCCCGGAACAATATGCCGATGTCGAACGCCCGGCTGAAGTCGGCATGCGCTATATGGATGAAAACGGCGAAACGCACGAGATCGAGGCAGACGGGTTGCTTGCGACCTGCATCCAGCACGAGATCGATCATCTGGATGGCGTTCTGTTCACCGATTATCTGAGCACGCTCAAGCGCAACATGATCCTGAAAAAAGTCCAGAAGCTGCAGAAGACTAAAAAGTCTGCCTGA
- a CDS encoding methyltransferase type 12: protein MTSQALLQSPKYPVRHIWHADWSLSPTGRWVAKASRRDTGWQIHAIEPVGMLHQFRQSLAAHGKKDALWLGLDMPIGFLDAWYDGANVKDFMSMLGLLETDEWQEFFDVCQSPDEIRHKRPFYPQSSGIKGSVKRDDLIKALGLTDFDALHRACEFPTTQRNAACPPFWTLGANQVGKGMLHGLKNLIMPGDADGFNIWPFAGDLEACSKSHGVTLIETYPGEIYGWFTDTSELTKSIQDSRKKYLHKLRDAAQTKGIEISRAVWDDIKDGFGPDHGKDDAFDALIGVMGLIEIAEGRRPEHLPRTPSILEREGWIVGLDPNDIKPRKS from the coding sequence ATGACAAGCCAAGCCTTACTTCAATCGCCGAAATACCCGGTCAGACATATCTGGCACGCAGACTGGAGCCTATCGCCCACGGGCCGCTGGGTCGCCAAAGCCAGCCGCCGTGACACCGGCTGGCAAATCCACGCCATCGAGCCGGTCGGGATGCTCCATCAATTTCGCCAATCGCTTGCCGCGCATGGCAAGAAGGATGCGCTCTGGCTTGGCCTTGATATGCCGATCGGTTTTTTGGATGCGTGGTATGATGGCGCGAATGTCAAAGACTTCATGTCCATGCTGGGGTTGCTTGAAACCGATGAATGGCAGGAATTCTTTGATGTCTGCCAATCACCGGATGAAATCCGGCATAAGCGCCCTTTCTACCCGCAAAGCTCCGGCATCAAGGGCAGCGTAAAACGCGACGATTTGATCAAGGCACTGGGCCTGACCGATTTCGATGCGCTTCATCGCGCCTGCGAATTCCCAACCACCCAACGCAACGCCGCCTGCCCGCCCTTCTGGACGCTTGGTGCCAATCAGGTCGGCAAGGGCATGCTGCATGGGCTCAAAAACCTGATCATGCCGGGTGATGCCGATGGATTTAACATCTGGCCGTTTGCGGGCGACCTTGAAGCCTGCAGCAAATCCCACGGCGTCACCCTGATTGAAACCTATCCCGGCGAAATTTATGGCTGGTTTACTGATACAAGTGAGTTGACTAAATCAATTCAAGACAGCCGGAAGAAATACCTGCACAAGCTCCGCGATGCCGCCCAAACCAAAGGCATTGAAATAAGTCGTGCCGTCTGGGACGACATCAAGGATGGCTTTGGACCGGATCACGGCAAGGATGATGCCTTTGACGCCCTGATTGGTGTGATGGGTTTGATCGAAATTGCCGAGGGGCGCCGCCCTGAACATCTGCCCCGCACGCCAAGCATACTGGAACGCGAAGGCTGGATCGTCGGGCTTGATCCGAACGACATCAAACCCCGCAAATCTTAG
- a CDS encoding GNAT family N-acetyltransferase, with the protein MANITAHTGGDVTIRPAFNRDGDGIAELIALVFADYPGCVFDRAAEFPELDAIADDFKAGDGRIWVAVDDQDRVMGCFGVKYDATTREAELHKVYLHPAVRGRGIAQKLMAKALAWLGQAHPECEAVMLWTDTRFEAGHRFYEKCGFARTGESRILDDLSNSSEWQFRFDFAAYQKALGF; encoded by the coding sequence ATGGCAAATATCACGGCACATACGGGTGGTGATGTGACGATCCGGCCGGCCTTTAACCGCGATGGCGATGGCATTGCCGAACTGATCGCGCTGGTGTTTGCCGATTATCCCGGCTGCGTGTTCGATCGCGCCGCCGAATTCCCCGAACTTGATGCGATTGCCGATGACTTCAAGGCCGGTGACGGCCGGATCTGGGTTGCGGTGGACGATCAGGATCGGGTTATGGGCTGTTTTGGCGTCAAATATGATGCCACAACCCGCGAAGCAGAACTGCACAAGGTTTATCTGCATCCGGCTGTGCGGGGGCGCGGCATAGCACAAAAACTGATGGCCAAGGCGTTGGCTTGGTTGGGACAGGCGCATCCAGAATGCGAAGCGGTGATGTTGTGGACCGATACGCGGTTTGAGGCCGGGCATCGGTTCTATGAAAAATGCGGCTTTGCGCGCACAGGCGAAAGCCGCATTCTGGATGATCTTTCCAATTCGTCGGAATGGCAGTTCCGCTTTGACTTCGCGGCCTATCAGAAGGCGCTCGGCTTCTAG
- the fmt gene encoding methionyl-tRNA formyltransferase, protein MTKLRIAFMGTPDFALVALKDLVAAGHDVVCVYSQPPRPAGRGHKETPSPVHAWALDQGIEVRHPVSLKSAEEQQAFADLDLDVAVVAAYGLILPKAILDAPKFGCLNIHASLLPRWRGAAPIQRAILAGDAATGVTIMQMDVGLDTGDMLLVGELPITAETYANALHDDLAELGGKMIVEALEKLPKGELVATKQPEEGVTYAAKLERAEAKLDFADDAAALERKIRAFTPWPGAYFELGKERIKVQAAEVIDQSGPVGEILDDKLTIGCGTGALRPTRIQRPGKSVMDTDAVLRGYDKLAKGVKLG, encoded by the coding sequence ATGACCAAGCTGCGCATTGCCTTTATGGGAACCCCGGACTTTGCCCTTGTGGCGCTGAAGGATCTGGTGGCGGCGGGTCATGACGTGGTTTGCGTCTATTCACAGCCGCCGCGCCCGGCCGGCCGCGGGCACAAGGAAACGCCAAGCCCGGTGCATGCCTGGGCGCTTGATCAGGGGATTGAGGTCCGCCATCCGGTGTCGCTGAAATCGGCCGAGGAACAGCAGGCTTTTGCCGATCTTGATCTGGATGTTGCGGTGGTGGCGGCCTATGGCCTGATCCTGCCGAAAGCCATTCTTGATGCGCCGAAATTTGGCTGCCTGAATATTCACGCGTCGCTTCTGCCGCGCTGGCGCGGAGCGGCGCCGATCCAGCGCGCCATTCTGGCCGGTGACGCTGCGACCGGTGTCACCATCATGCAGATGGATGTCGGGCTTGATACCGGTGACATGTTGCTAGTTGGCGAATTGCCGATCACGGCGGAAACCTATGCCAATGCCCTGCATGATGATCTGGCGGAACTTGGCGGGAAGATGATTGTCGAGGCGCTTGAAAAGCTGCCCAAGGGGGAGCTTGTTGCCACCAAGCAGCCGGAAGAGGGCGTGACCTACGCGGCAAAGCTGGAGCGCGCCGAGGCCAAGCTTGATTTTGCCGATGATGCCGCTGCACTCGAGCGCAAAATCCGCGCCTTTACCCCTTGGCCAGGGGCATATTTCGAGCTCGGTAAGGAACGCATCAAGGTGCAGGCGGCCGAGGTGATTGATCAATCGGGCCCGGTGGGCGAGATCCTTGATGACAAGCTGACGATTGGCTGTGGCACCGGCGCGCTGCGCCCGACCCGGATTCAGCGTCCGGGCAAATCGGTGATGGATACCGACGCGGTGCTGCGCGGTTATGACAAGCTTGCCAAGGGCGTAAAGCTCGGCTGA